In Amphiura filiformis chromosome 1, Afil_fr2py, whole genome shotgun sequence, the following are encoded in one genomic region:
- the LOC140160661 gene encoding uncharacterized protein, which produces MQYSATPLSYTLASYSYNYLCSTIQLAPPDSKDENDMRSPGQPAYDEGCIDTNAEVHAFGSAWEGVNCIHCFCQENSEIICATSPCEAPLPNCTPIPHPGLCCPSRYKCTTEAIHHSNLKRAVPLTPDDSIIDDMVCIVKMYNNENVEILADIASCYQDILAEFQP; this is translated from the exons ATGCAATACTCAGCCACACCCCTATCCTACACTTTAGCTTCCTACTCCTACAACTACCTCTGCAGTACTATACAGCTAGCACCTCCTGACAGCAAGGATGAGAATGACATGCGGTCGCCCGGCCAGCCAGCGT ATGATGAAGGGTGCATCGACACTAATGCTGAAGTTCATGCATTTGGCTCTGCATGGGAAGGGGTCAATTGCATTCATTGCTTCTGTCAAGAAAATTCTGAGATAATATGTGCAACAAGTCCTTGTGAGGCTCCTCTACCAAATTGTACTCCTATACCGCACCCAGGTTTGTGCTGTCCAAGCAGGTACAAGTGTACTACTGAAG CAATACATCATTccaatttgaaaagagcagttcCACTAACTCCAG aTGACAGTATCATAGATGACATGGTGTGCATTGTAAAAATGTACAACAATGAAAATGTAGAAATCCTGGCAGATATTGCCAGCTGCTACCAAG